A genomic region of Methanobacterium sp. SMA-27 contains the following coding sequences:
- a CDS encoding energy-converting hydrogenase A subunit A EhaA, which translates to MIIHANVLITIVSYVLAVVSAMIVGLILRIPILPERPIRHSWTISLIFPTTIIALGLTAILFKLGYEGLLVAVVVGVVSAIFAKYFLERLLPKPQMEESN; encoded by the coding sequence ATGATTATTCATGCTAATGTATTGATCACCATAGTGAGTTATGTACTGGCAGTTGTGTCTGCCATGATTGTGGGACTGATACTGAGAATTCCAATTCTCCCTGAAAGACCTATTAGGCATTCATGGACTATCAGTTTAATATTCCCAACAACCATAATTGCACTTGGATTAACAGCCATTCTATTCAAACTTGGATATGAAGGTCTTCTAGTTGCAGTTGTAGTGGGTGTGGTCTCCGCAATCTTTGCTAAATACTTCTTAGAAAGGCTCTTGCCTAAACCTCAAATGGAGGAATCAAATTGA
- a CDS encoding DUF2109 family protein: MLIQILGIIVLLMALRTLFAQDRSARMLYLNAMSFGISGIIALYIQTPFGAIIAITYFIASTISSNAIAYSIGRVKNEIILDE; the protein is encoded by the coding sequence ATGCTGATCCAGATACTAGGTATAATAGTTCTTTTAATGGCTCTGAGAACACTTTTTGCACAGGATAGATCTGCAAGAATGTTGTATTTAAATGCAATGAGCTTTGGAATATCAGGAATAATAGCACTTTATATTCAAACACCCTTTGGTGCTATAATTGCTATAACCTACTTTATTGCTTCGACAATTAGTTCAAATGCCATAGCGTATTCAATTGGAAGAGTAAAGAATGAAATAATATTGGATGAATAA
- a CDS encoding DUF2108 domain-containing protein has protein sequence MYPFLDLINLTTVSAGVLLIGAAGIIMLKKPLDKVIMFSLLQGGFIGMIVSAKYLDVAMVAAIFDPISTVIMLIAITKLDEIRKNKERSQEDGFIA, from the coding sequence ATGTATCCGTTTCTAGACCTCATAAACTTGACAACAGTATCTGCAGGAGTACTTTTAATAGGTGCTGCTGGTATAATAATGCTCAAAAAACCATTGGACAAGGTTATAATGTTCTCACTATTACAGGGCGGTTTTATTGGGATGATAGTATCCGCAAAGTACCTGGATGTTGCAATGGTAGCAGCCATATTCGATCCAATTTCCACTGTTATAATGTTAATTGCAATAACCAAACTTGATGAAATTAGAAAGAATAAAGAAAGAT